One genomic window of Verrucomicrobiales bacterium includes the following:
- a CDS encoding arsenate reductase family protein — protein MKTLKVYTYEGCDTCRKALKFLNERKIAHEVIPIREQPPTLAELKAMLERYDGNLRKLFNTSGLDYKALNIKDTLPGMSPTEALKLLASNGRLVKRPFVVGANVGMVGFDAEVWHKVL, from the coding sequence ATGAAAACGTTGAAAGTTTACACCTACGAAGGATGCGATACCTGCCGCAAAGCGTTGAAGTTTCTGAACGAACGCAAGATCGCCCATGAAGTGATCCCGATTCGTGAACAGCCTCCCACGCTGGCCGAGCTCAAGGCGATGCTGGAGCGCTACGACGGAAACCTCCGGAAACTGTTCAACACCTCCGGACTCGACTACAAGGCCCTCAACATCAAAGACACGCTTCCCGGCATGAGCCCAACGGAGGCACTGAAGCTACTCGCCAGCAATGGGCGCTTGGTCAAGCGGCCCTTCGTAGTGGGAGCGAATGTCGGAATGGTCGGCTTCGATGCCGAGGTTTGGCACAAAGTGCTCTAA